One Papio anubis isolate 15944 chromosome 9, Panubis1.0, whole genome shotgun sequence genomic window carries:
- the KRT80 gene encoding keratin, type II cytoskeletal 80 has translation MACRSCVVGFSSLSSCEVTPVGSPRPGTSGWDTCGDPGLGFSSRSLTGCLSAGTISKVTVNPSLLVPLDLKLDPAVQQQKNQEKEEMKALNDKFASLIGKVQALEQRNQLLETRWSFLQGQDSAIFDLGHLYEEYQGRLQEELRKVSQERGQLEANLLQVLEKVEEFRIRYEDEISKRTDMEFTFVQLKKDLDAECLRRTELETKLKSLQSFVELMKTIYEQELKDLAAQVKDVSVTVGMDSRCHIDLSGIVEEVKAQYDAVAARSLEEAEAYSRSQLEEQVARSAEYGSSLQSSRSEIADLNVRIQKLRSQILSVKSHCLKLEENIKAAEEQGELAFQDAKTKLAQLEAALQQAKQDMARQLRKYQELMNVKLALDIEIATYRKLVEGEEGRMDLPSATVVSAVQSRCKTAASRSGLSKAPSRKKKGSKGPVIQITEMSEKYFSQESEVSE, from the exons ATGGCCTGCCGCTCCTGCGTGGTTGGCTTCAGCAGCCTCAGCAGCTGTGAGGTGACCCCGGTGGGCAGCCCCCGGCCTGGAACCTCCGGATGGGACACCTGCGGGGACCCCGGGCTGGGCTTCAGCTCGCGCAGCCTCACAGGCTGCTTGTCGGCTGGCACCATCTCCAAGGTGACTGTGAACCCCAGCCTGCTGGTGCCCCTGGACCTCAAGTTGGACCCCGCTGTTCAGCAGCAGAAGAAccaggagaaggaggagatgaAGGCCCTCAATGATAAATTTGCCTCCCTGATTGGCAAG GTGCAAGCCCTGGAACAGCGCAACCAGCTGCTGGAGACACGCTGGAGCTTCCTGCAGGGCCAGGACTCAGCCATCTTCGACCTTGGGCATCTCTATGAGGAATACCAGGGCCGGCTGCAGGAGGAGCTGCGCAAAGTGAGCCAGGAGCGGGGGCAGCTGGAGGCCAACCTGCTGCAGGTGCTGGAGAAGGTCGAGGAGTTTCGAATCAG gtaTGAGGATGAGATCTCCAAGCGCACAGACATGGAGTTCACCTTTGTCCAGCTGAAGAAG GACCTGGATGCAGAGTGTCTTCGTCGGACTGAACTGGAAACCAAGTTAAAAAGCCTGCAGAGCTTCGTGGAGCTGATGAAAACCATCTATGAGCAG GAGCTGAAGGATCTGGCAGCACAGGTGAAGGATGTGTCGGTGACCGTTGGCATGGACAGCCGCTGCCACATCGACCTGAGCGGCATCGTGGAGGAGGTGAAGGCCCAGTATGACGCCGTCGCGGCTCGCAGCCTGGAGGAGGCCGAGGCATACTCTCGGAGCCAG CTGGAGGAGCAGGTCGCCCGCTCGGCCGAGTATGGGAGCAGCCTCCAGAGCAGCCGCAGCGAGATCGCAGACCTCAATGTACGCATCCAGAAGCTGCGGTCCCAGATCCTCTCTGTCAAGAGCCAT TGCCTGAAACTGGAGGAGAACATCAAGGCAGCTGAGGAGCAGGGTGAGCTGGCCTTCCAGGACGCCAAGACCAAGCTGGCCCAGCTGGAGGCCGCCCTGCAGCAGGCCAAGCAGGACATGGCGCGGCAGCTGCGCAAGTACCAGGAGCTGATGAATGTCAAGCTGGCCCTGGACATTGAGATCGCCACCTACAGGAAGCTGGTGGAGGGCGAGGAGGGCAG gATGGACTTGCCCTCAGCCACTGTGGTCAGCGCTGTGCAGTCCAGGTGCAAAACCG CTGCCTCCAGGTCGGGCCTCTCCAAGGCCCCCTCCCGAAAGAAGAAGGGCAGCAAAGGCCCCGTGATCCAAATCACCGAAATGTCAGAGAAGTACTTCTCACAGGAGTCGGAGGTCTCAGAGTGA